A region from the Microcebus murinus isolate Inina chromosome 27, M.murinus_Inina_mat1.0, whole genome shotgun sequence genome encodes:
- the HSD11B1L gene encoding hydroxysteroid 11-beta-dehydrogenase 1-like protein isoform X2, producing MKVLLLTALGALFFTYYWDDNFDPASLQGARVLLTGASAGVGEELAYHYARLGSHLVLTAYTEALLQKVVGNCRKLGAPKVFYIAADMASPEAPEHVVQFALDKLGGLDYLVLNHVGGAPAGTRGRSAQATRGLLQAPPRAAPAPGDSRPPPAGELAELRAADLAGAAEPDGQQGLPGGGVLAARPRAHVLLRALLGGQVRAGRLLRLPAARAGRAGRGRGHHHVRAGPPGPRPRRRGRQGRHEGRGGPGAQGGPGGDPRRGHARLRSLLPAALPPAVPAAALAAAPAGLVHPPGPERLGRGRRLSPRTFGGRSTGREQTRPREAAQPERSRTARGPPRAPPPG from the exons ATGAAGGTGCTGCTCCTCACAGCGCTGGGGGCCCTGTTCTTCACCTACTACTGGGACGACAACTTCGACCCCG cCAGCCTCCAGGGCGCCCGCGTGCTGCTGACAGGGGCCAGTGCGGGTGTGGGCGAGGAGCTGGCGTACCACTACGCCCGCCTGGGCTCGCACCTGGTGCTCACTGCGTACACCGAGGCCCTCCTACAGAAG GTGGTAGGGAACTGCCGGAAGCTGGGCGCCCCCAAGGTCTTCTACATCGCGGCGGACATGGCCTCCCCCGAGGCGCCCGAGCACGTGGTGCAGTTTGCCCTGGACAAGCtgg GCGGCCTGGACTACCTCGTGCTGAACCACGTCGGCGGCGCCCCGGCCGGGACGCGGGGCCGCAGCGCCCAGGCGACACGCGGGCTCTTGCAG GCCCCGCCCCGGGCTGCCCCTGCGCCCGGTGACTCGCGGCCGCCGCCTGCAGGTGAACTTGCTGAGTTACGTGCAGCTGACCTCGCGGGCGCTGCCGAGCCTGACGGACAGCAAGGGCTCCCTGGTGGTGGTGTCCTCGCTGCTCG GCCGCGTGCCCACGTCCTTCTCCGCGCCCTACTCGGCGGCCAAGTTCGCGCTGGACGGCTTCTTCGGCTCCCTGCGGCGCGAGCTGGACGTGCAGGACGTGGACGTGGCCATCACCATGTGCGTGCTGGGCCTCCGGGACCGCGCCCCCGCCGCCGAGGGCGtcag GGGCGTCACGAGGGCCGAGGCGGCCCCGGGGCCCAGGGCGGCCCTGGCGGTGATCCGCGGCGGGGCCACGCGCGCCTCCGGAGTCTTCTTCCCGCGGCGCTGCCGCCTGCTGTGCCTGCTGCGGCGCTGGCTGCCGCGCCCGCGGGCCTGGTTCATCCGCCAGGACCTGAACGTCTCGGCCGCGGCCGCCGCCTGAGCCCCCGCACCTTCGGGGGGCGCTCCACCGGGCGCGAGCAGACGCGCCCCCGCGAGGCGGCGCAGCCTGAGCGCAGCCGCACCGCACGGGGTCCGCCGCGGGCGCCGCCGCCGGGCTAG
- the HSD11B1L gene encoding hydroxysteroid 11-beta-dehydrogenase 1-like protein isoform X5, with the protein MWARSHVTRANREGGAVRDPAGRGLGGRPEGVRVVPRLGPQPLWWGKLESRVGPQRAMKVLLLTALGALFFTYYWDDNFDPASLQGARVLLTGASAGVGEELAYHYARLGSHLVLTAYTEALLQKVVGNCRKLGAPKVFYIAADMASPEAPEHVVQFALDKLGGLDYLVLNHVGGAPAGTRGRSAQATRGLLQAPPRAAPAPGDSRPPPAGELAELRAADLAGAAEPDGQQGLPGGGVLAARCVRCLAPRAACPRPSPRPTRRPSSRWTASSAPCGASWTCRTWTWPSPCACWASGTAPPPPRASGASRGPRRPRGPGRPWR; encoded by the exons ATGTGGGCTCGTAGTCACGTGACTCGGGCCAACCGGGAAGGGGGCGCGGTCCGGGACCCGGCCGGACGCGGCCTGGGCGGGAGGCCCGAGGGCGTTCGTGTGGTGCCCAGGCTGGGTCCCCAACCCCTTTGGTGGGGGAAACTTGAGTCTCGAGTGG GCCCACAGAGGGCCATGAAGGTGCTGCTCCTCACAGCGCTGGGGGCCCTGTTCTTCACCTACTACTGGGACGACAACTTCGACCCCG cCAGCCTCCAGGGCGCCCGCGTGCTGCTGACAGGGGCCAGTGCGGGTGTGGGCGAGGAGCTGGCGTACCACTACGCCCGCCTGGGCTCGCACCTGGTGCTCACTGCGTACACCGAGGCCCTCCTACAGAAG GTGGTAGGGAACTGCCGGAAGCTGGGCGCCCCCAAGGTCTTCTACATCGCGGCGGACATGGCCTCCCCCGAGGCGCCCGAGCACGTGGTGCAGTTTGCCCTGGACAAGCtgg GCGGCCTGGACTACCTCGTGCTGAACCACGTCGGCGGCGCCCCGGCCGGGACGCGGGGCCGCAGCGCCCAGGCGACACGCGGGCTCTTGCAG GCCCCGCCCCGGGCTGCCCCTGCGCCCGGTGACTCGCGGCCGCCGCCTGCAGGTGAACTTGCTGAGTTACGTGCAGCTGACCTCGCGGGCGCTGCCGAGCCTGACGGACAGCAAGGGCTCCCTGGTGGTGGTGTCCTCGCTGCTCGGTGCGTGCGCTGCCTAGCTCCGCGG GCCGCGTGCCCACGTCCTTCTCCGCGCCCTACTCGGCGGCCAAGTTCGCGCTGGACGGCTTCTTCGGCTCCCTGCGGCGCGAGCTGGACGTGCAGGACGTGGACGTGGCCATCACCATGTGCGTGCTGGGCCTCCGGGACCGCGCCCCCGCCGCCGAGGGCGtcag GGGCGTCACGAGGGCCGAGGCGGCCCCGGGGCCCAGGGCGGCCCTGGCGGTGA
- the RPL36 gene encoding large ribosomal subunit protein eL36 produces MALRYPMAVGLDKGHKVTKNVSKPRHSRRRGRLTKHTKFVRDMIREVCGFAPYERRAMELLKVSKDKRALKFIKKRVGTHIRAKRKREELSNVLAAMRKAAAKKD; encoded by the exons ATGGCTTTGCGCTACCCCATGGCCGTGGGCCTCGACAAGGGCCACAAGGTGACCAAGAACGTGAGCAAGCCGAGGCACAGCCGCCGCCGCGGG CGCCTCACCAAACACACCAAGTTCGTGCGGGACATGATCCGGGAGGTGTGTGGCTTCGCCCCCTATGAGCGGCGCGCCATGGAGTTGCTCAAGGTGTCCAAGGACAAACGGGCCCTCAAGTTCATCAAGAAGAGG GTGGGGACACACATCCGCGCTAAGAGGAAGCGGGAGGAGCTGAGCAACGTCCTGGCCGCCATGAGGAAAGCAGCCGCCAAGAAGGACTGA
- the HSD11B1L gene encoding hydroxysteroid 11-beta-dehydrogenase 1-like protein isoform X4: MWARSHVTRANREGGAVRDPAGRGLGGRPEGVRVVPRLGPQPLWWGKLESRVGPQRAMKVLLLTALGALFFTYYWDDNFDPASLQGARVLLTGASAGVGEELAYHYARLGSHLVLTAYTEALLQKAPPRAAPAPGDSRPPPAGELAELRAADLAGAAEPDGQQGLPGGGVLAARPRAHVLLRALLGGQVRAGRLLRLPAARAGRAGRGRGHHHVRAGPPGPRPRRRGRQGRHEGRGGPGAQGGPGGDPRRGHARLRSLLPAALPPAVPAAALAAAPAGLVHPPGPERLGRGRRLSPRTFGGRSTGREQTRPREAAQPERSRTARGPPRAPPPG; encoded by the exons ATGTGGGCTCGTAGTCACGTGACTCGGGCCAACCGGGAAGGGGGCGCGGTCCGGGACCCGGCCGGACGCGGCCTGGGCGGGAGGCCCGAGGGCGTTCGTGTGGTGCCCAGGCTGGGTCCCCAACCCCTTTGGTGGGGGAAACTTGAGTCTCGAGTGG GCCCACAGAGGGCCATGAAGGTGCTGCTCCTCACAGCGCTGGGGGCCCTGTTCTTCACCTACTACTGGGACGACAACTTCGACCCCG cCAGCCTCCAGGGCGCCCGCGTGCTGCTGACAGGGGCCAGTGCGGGTGTGGGCGAGGAGCTGGCGTACCACTACGCCCGCCTGGGCTCGCACCTGGTGCTCACTGCGTACACCGAGGCCCTCCTACAGAAG GCCCCGCCCCGGGCTGCCCCTGCGCCCGGTGACTCGCGGCCGCCGCCTGCAGGTGAACTTGCTGAGTTACGTGCAGCTGACCTCGCGGGCGCTGCCGAGCCTGACGGACAGCAAGGGCTCCCTGGTGGTGGTGTCCTCGCTGCTCG GCCGCGTGCCCACGTCCTTCTCCGCGCCCTACTCGGCGGCCAAGTTCGCGCTGGACGGCTTCTTCGGCTCCCTGCGGCGCGAGCTGGACGTGCAGGACGTGGACGTGGCCATCACCATGTGCGTGCTGGGCCTCCGGGACCGCGCCCCCGCCGCCGAGGGCGtcag GGGCGTCACGAGGGCCGAGGCGGCCCCGGGGCCCAGGGCGGCCCTGGCGGTGATCCGCGGCGGGGCCACGCGCGCCTCCGGAGTCTTCTTCCCGCGGCGCTGCCGCCTGCTGTGCCTGCTGCGGCGCTGGCTGCCGCGCCCGCGGGCCTGGTTCATCCGCCAGGACCTGAACGTCTCGGCCGCGGCCGCCGCCTGAGCCCCCGCACCTTCGGGGGGCGCTCCACCGGGCGCGAGCAGACGCGCCCCCGCGAGGCGGCGCAGCCTGAGCGCAGCCGCACCGCACGGGGTCCGCCGCGGGCGCCGCCGCCGGGCTAG
- the HSD11B1L gene encoding hydroxysteroid 11-beta-dehydrogenase 1-like protein isoform X7 has translation MWARSHVTRANREGGAVRDPAGRGLGGRPEGVRVVPRLGPQPLWWGKLESRVGPQRAMKVLLLTALGALFFTYYWDDNFDPASLQGARVLLTGASAGVGEELAYHYARLGSHLVLTAYTEALLQKVVGNCRKLGAPKVFYIAADMASPEAPEHVVQFALDKLGGLDYLVLNHVGGAPAGTRGRSAQATRGLLQAPPSSESRPRPGLPLRPVTRGRRLQVNLLSYVQLTSRALPSLTDSKGSLVVVSSLLGRVPTSFSAPYSAAKFALDGFFGSLRRELDVQDVDVAITMCVLGLRDRAPAAEGVRGVTRAEAAPGPRAALAVIRGGATRASGVFFPRRCRLLCLLRRWLPRPRAWFIRQDLNVSAAAAA, from the exons ATGTGGGCTCGTAGTCACGTGACTCGGGCCAACCGGGAAGGGGGCGCGGTCCGGGACCCGGCCGGACGCGGCCTGGGCGGGAGGCCCGAGGGCGTTCGTGTGGTGCCCAGGCTGGGTCCCCAACCCCTTTGGTGGGGGAAACTTGAGTCTCGAGTGG GCCCACAGAGGGCCATGAAGGTGCTGCTCCTCACAGCGCTGGGGGCCCTGTTCTTCACCTACTACTGGGACGACAACTTCGACCCCG cCAGCCTCCAGGGCGCCCGCGTGCTGCTGACAGGGGCCAGTGCGGGTGTGGGCGAGGAGCTGGCGTACCACTACGCCCGCCTGGGCTCGCACCTGGTGCTCACTGCGTACACCGAGGCCCTCCTACAGAAG GTGGTAGGGAACTGCCGGAAGCTGGGCGCCCCCAAGGTCTTCTACATCGCGGCGGACATGGCCTCCCCCGAGGCGCCCGAGCACGTGGTGCAGTTTGCCCTGGACAAGCtgg GCGGCCTGGACTACCTCGTGCTGAACCACGTCGGCGGCGCCCCGGCCGGGACGCGGGGCCGCAGCGCCCAGGCGACACGCGGGCTCTTGCAG GCTCCACCCTCTTCCGAGTCTAGGCCCCGCCCCGGGCTGCCCCTGCGCCCGGTGACTCGCGGCCGCCGCCTGCAGGTGAACTTGCTGAGTTACGTGCAGCTGACCTCGCGGGCGCTGCCGAGCCTGACGGACAGCAAGGGCTCCCTGGTGGTGGTGTCCTCGCTGCTCG GCCGCGTGCCCACGTCCTTCTCCGCGCCCTACTCGGCGGCCAAGTTCGCGCTGGACGGCTTCTTCGGCTCCCTGCGGCGCGAGCTGGACGTGCAGGACGTGGACGTGGCCATCACCATGTGCGTGCTGGGCCTCCGGGACCGCGCCCCCGCCGCCGAGGGCGtcag GGGCGTCACGAGGGCCGAGGCGGCCCCGGGGCCCAGGGCGGCCCTGGCGGTGATCCGCGGCGGGGCCACGCGCGCCTCCGGAGTCTTCTTCCCGCGGCGCTGCCGCCTGCTGTGCCTGCTGCGGCGCTGGCTGCCGCGCCCGCGGGCCTGGTTCATCCGCCAGGACCTGAACGTCTCGGCCGCGGCCGCCGCCTGA
- the HSD11B1L gene encoding hydroxysteroid 11-beta-dehydrogenase 1-like protein isoform X6, whose protein sequence is MKVLLLTALGALFFTYYWDDNFDPASLQGARVLLTGASAGVGEELAYHYARLGSHLVLTAYTEALLQKVNLLSYVQLTSRALPSLTDSKGSLVVVSSLLGRVPTSFSAPYSAAKFALDGFFGSLRRELDVQDVDVAITMCVLGLRDRAPAAEGVRGVTRAEAAPGPRAALAVIRGGATRASGVFFPRRCRLLCLLRRWLPRPRAWFIRQDLNVSAAAAA, encoded by the exons ATGAAGGTGCTGCTCCTCACAGCGCTGGGGGCCCTGTTCTTCACCTACTACTGGGACGACAACTTCGACCCCG cCAGCCTCCAGGGCGCCCGCGTGCTGCTGACAGGGGCCAGTGCGGGTGTGGGCGAGGAGCTGGCGTACCACTACGCCCGCCTGGGCTCGCACCTGGTGCTCACTGCGTACACCGAGGCCCTCCTACAGAAG GTGAACTTGCTGAGTTACGTGCAGCTGACCTCGCGGGCGCTGCCGAGCCTGACGGACAGCAAGGGCTCCCTGGTGGTGGTGTCCTCGCTGCTCG GCCGCGTGCCCACGTCCTTCTCCGCGCCCTACTCGGCGGCCAAGTTCGCGCTGGACGGCTTCTTCGGCTCCCTGCGGCGCGAGCTGGACGTGCAGGACGTGGACGTGGCCATCACCATGTGCGTGCTGGGCCTCCGGGACCGCGCCCCCGCCGCCGAGGGCGtcag GGGCGTCACGAGGGCCGAGGCGGCCCCGGGGCCCAGGGCGGCCCTGGCGGTGATCCGCGGCGGGGCCACGCGCGCCTCCGGAGTCTTCTTCCCGCGGCGCTGCCGCCTGCTGTGCCTGCTGCGGCGCTGGCTGCCGCGCCCGCGGGCCTGGTTCATCCGCCAGGACCTGAACGTCTCGGCCGCGGCCGCCGCCTGA
- the HSD11B1L gene encoding hydroxysteroid 11-beta-dehydrogenase 1-like protein isoform X1, whose product MWARSHVTRANREGGAVRDPAGRGLGGRPEGVRVVPRLGPQPLWWGKLESRVGPQRAMKVLLLTALGALFFTYYWDDNFDPASLQGARVLLTGASAGVGEELAYHYARLGSHLVLTAYTEALLQKVVGNCRKLGAPKVFYIAADMASPEAPEHVVQFALDKLGGLDYLVLNHVGGAPAGTRGRSAQATRGLLQAPPRAAPAPGDSRPPPAGELAELRAADLAGAAEPDGQQGLPGGGVLAARPRAHVLLRALLGGQVRAGRLLRLPAARAGRAGRGRGHHHVRAGPPGPRPRRRGRQGRHEGRGGPGAQGGPGGDPRRGHARLRSLLPAALPPAVPAAALAAAPAGLVHPPGPERLGRGRRLSPRTFGGRSTGREQTRPREAAQPERSRTARGPPRAPPPG is encoded by the exons ATGTGGGCTCGTAGTCACGTGACTCGGGCCAACCGGGAAGGGGGCGCGGTCCGGGACCCGGCCGGACGCGGCCTGGGCGGGAGGCCCGAGGGCGTTCGTGTGGTGCCCAGGCTGGGTCCCCAACCCCTTTGGTGGGGGAAACTTGAGTCTCGAGTGG GCCCACAGAGGGCCATGAAGGTGCTGCTCCTCACAGCGCTGGGGGCCCTGTTCTTCACCTACTACTGGGACGACAACTTCGACCCCG cCAGCCTCCAGGGCGCCCGCGTGCTGCTGACAGGGGCCAGTGCGGGTGTGGGCGAGGAGCTGGCGTACCACTACGCCCGCCTGGGCTCGCACCTGGTGCTCACTGCGTACACCGAGGCCCTCCTACAGAAG GTGGTAGGGAACTGCCGGAAGCTGGGCGCCCCCAAGGTCTTCTACATCGCGGCGGACATGGCCTCCCCCGAGGCGCCCGAGCACGTGGTGCAGTTTGCCCTGGACAAGCtgg GCGGCCTGGACTACCTCGTGCTGAACCACGTCGGCGGCGCCCCGGCCGGGACGCGGGGCCGCAGCGCCCAGGCGACACGCGGGCTCTTGCAG GCCCCGCCCCGGGCTGCCCCTGCGCCCGGTGACTCGCGGCCGCCGCCTGCAGGTGAACTTGCTGAGTTACGTGCAGCTGACCTCGCGGGCGCTGCCGAGCCTGACGGACAGCAAGGGCTCCCTGGTGGTGGTGTCCTCGCTGCTCG GCCGCGTGCCCACGTCCTTCTCCGCGCCCTACTCGGCGGCCAAGTTCGCGCTGGACGGCTTCTTCGGCTCCCTGCGGCGCGAGCTGGACGTGCAGGACGTGGACGTGGCCATCACCATGTGCGTGCTGGGCCTCCGGGACCGCGCCCCCGCCGCCGAGGGCGtcag GGGCGTCACGAGGGCCGAGGCGGCCCCGGGGCCCAGGGCGGCCCTGGCGGTGATCCGCGGCGGGGCCACGCGCGCCTCCGGAGTCTTCTTCCCGCGGCGCTGCCGCCTGCTGTGCCTGCTGCGGCGCTGGCTGCCGCGCCCGCGGGCCTGGTTCATCCGCCAGGACCTGAACGTCTCGGCCGCGGCCGCCGCCTGAGCCCCCGCACCTTCGGGGGGCGCTCCACCGGGCGCGAGCAGACGCGCCCCCGCGAGGCGGCGCAGCCTGAGCGCAGCCGCACCGCACGGGGTCCGCCGCGGGCGCCGCCGCCGGGCTAG
- the LONP1 gene encoding lon protease homolog, mitochondrial, protein MAAGTGYVRLWGAARSWALRRPILAAAGGRVPAAGGAWLPRARRACDAFPPWALWGRGPATAGQWRGFWEANSRGGGAFSGGEDASEGGSEEGAGSAGGSAGGGEGPVMTALTPMTIPDVFPHLPLIAITRNPVFPRFIKIIEVKNKKLAELLRRKVRLAQPYVGVFLKRDDNNESDIVESLDEIYHTGTFAQIHEMQDLGDKLRMIVMGHRRIHISRQLEVEPEEEEEVESKQKPRRKAKRGKKEAEAEADQSARRQLEAAAEPASGSPGEVLMVEVENVIHEDFQVTEEVKALTAEIVKTIRDIIALNPLYRESVLQMMQAGQRVVDNPIYLSDMGAALTGAESHELQDVLEETNIPKRLYKALSLLKKEFELSKLQQRLGREVEEKIKQTHRRYLLQEQLKIIKKELGLEKEDKDAIEEKFRERLKELAVPKHVMAVVDEELSKLGLLDNHSSEFNVTRNYLDWLTSVPWGKYSDENLDLVRAQAVLEEDHYGMEDVKKRILEFIAVSQLRGSTQGKILCFYGPPGVGKTSIARSIARALNREYFRFSVGGMTDVAEIKGHRRTYVGAMPGKIIQCLKKTKTENPLILIDEVDKIGRGYQGDPSSALLELLDPEQNANFLDHYLDVPVDLSKVLFICTANVTETIPEPLRDRMEMINVSGYVAQEKLAIAERYLVPQARALCGLDESKARLSSDVLTLLIKQYCRESGVRNLQKQVEKVLRKSAYKIVSGEVESVEVTPENLQDFVGKPVFTVERMYDVTPPGVVMGLAWTAMGGSTLFVETSPRRPREIDHKGDKDGSLEVTGQLGEVMKESARIAYTFARAFLMQHDPSNDYLVTSHIHLHVPEGATPKDGPSAGCTIVTALLSLAMDRPVRQNLAMTGEVSLTGKILPVGGIKEKTIAAKRAGVTCIVLPAENKKDFYDLAAFITEGLEVHFVEHYREIFTIAFPQQRPSRGAG, encoded by the exons ATGGCGGCGGGCACAGGCTACGTGCGGCTGTGGGGCGCGGCGCGGTCTTGGGCGTTGCGGCGGCCGATATTGGCCGCCGCCGGGGGGCGGGTCCCGGCTGCAGGCGGAGCGTGGCTTCCTCGAGCCCGGCGGGCCTGCGACGCCTTTCCTCCTTGGGCGCTGTGGGGCCGAGGCCCGGCGACCGCGGGCCAGTGGCGGGGGTTTTGGGAGGCGAACAGCCGCGGCGGTGGCGCATTTTCGGGGGGCGAGGACGCCTCCGAGGGCGGCTCGGAGGAAGGGGCCGGGAGCGCGGGGGGCAGTGCGGGCGGCGGGGAAGGCCCAGTCATGACGGCGCTCACGCCCATGACGATCCCCGACGTGTTCCCGCACCTGCCTCTCATCGCCATCACGCGCAACCCGGTGTTCCCGCGCTTTATCAAGATTATCGAG GTTAAAAATAAGAAGTTGGCTGAGCTGCTAAGAAGGAAAGTTCGTCTTGCCCAGCCTTATGTCGGCGTCTTTCTAAAGAGAGATGACAA CAACGAGTCCGACATCGTGGAAAGCCTGGACGAGATCTACCACACAGGGACGTTCGCCCAGATCCACGAGATGCAGGACCTCGGAGACAAGTTGCGCATGATCGTCATGGGACACAGAAG GATTCACATCAGCAGACAGCTGGAAgtggagccggaggaggaggaggaggttgaGAGTAAACAGAAGCCCCGCAGGAAGGCCAAGCGTGGCAAGaaggaggcggaggcggaggcggacCAGAGCGCCAGGCGCCAGCTGGAGGCGGCAGCGGAGCCTGCCTCGGGCTCCCCTGGCGAGGTGCTCATGGTGGAAGTTGAGAATGTCATCCATGAGGACTTCCAGGTCACGGAGGAAGTGAAA GCCCTGACCGCTGAGATCGTGAAGACCATCCGGGACATCATCGCCTTGAACCCTCTCTACAG GGAGTCCGTGCTGCAGATGATGCAGGCCGGCCAGCGGGTGGTGGACAACCCCATCTACCTGAGCGACATGGGCGCCGCGCTGACCGGGGCCGAGTCCCACGAGCTGCAGGACGTCCTGGAGGAGACCAAC ATCCCCAAGCGGCTGTACAAGGCCCTGTCCCTGCTGAAGAAGGAGTTCGAGCTGAGCAAGCTGCAGCAGCGCCTGGGGCGGGAG GTGGAGGAGAAGATCAAGCAGACGCACCGCAGGTACCTGCTGCAGGAGCAGCTGAAGATCATCAAGAAGGAGCTGGGCCTGGAGAAGGAGGACAAGGACGCCATCGAGGAGAAGTTCCGCGAGCGGCTCAAGGAGCTGGCGGTGCCCAAGCACGTGATGGCCGTGGTGGACGAGGAGCTGAGCAAGCTGGGCCTGCTGGACAACCACTCCTCCGAGTTCAA CGTCACGCGCAACTACCTGGACTGGCTCACGTCTGTCCCCTGGGGCAAGTACAGCGACGAGAACCTGGACCTGGTGCGGGCGCAGGCGGTGCTGGAGGAGGACCACTACGGCATGGAGGACGTCAAGAAGCGCATCCTG GAGTTCATCGCCGTCAGCCAGCTCCGGGGCTCCACCCAGGGCAAGATCCTCTGCTTCTACGGCCCCCCCGGCGTGGGCAAGACCAGCATCGCCCGCTCCATCGCCCGCGCCCTGAACCGCGAGTACTTCCGCTTCAGCGTCGGGGGCATGACTGACGTGGCCGAGATCAAGGGACACAG GCGGACCTACGTGGGGGCCATGCCCGGCAAGATCATCCAGTGCCTGAAGAAGACGAAGACGGAAAACCCCCTCATCCTCATAGACGAG GTGGACAAGATCGGCCGCGGCTACCAAGGCGACCCGTCCTCGGCGCTGCTGGAGCTGCTGGACCCGGAGCAGAACGCCAACTTCCTGGATCACTACCTGGACGTGCCCGTGGACCTGTCCAAG GTGCTGTTCATCTGCACGGCCAACGTCACGGAGACCATCCCCGAGCCGCTGCGCGACCGGATGGAGATGATCAACGTGTCCGGCTACGTGGCCCAGGAGAAGCTGGCCATCGCAGAG CGCTACCTGGTGCCCCAGGCCCGCGCGCTGTGCGGCCTGGACGAGAGCAAGGCCAGGCTGTCGTCGGACGTGCTGACCCTGCTCATCAAGCAGTACTGCCGCGAGAGCGGCGTCCGCAACCTGCAGAAGCAGGTGGAGAAG GTGCTGCGCAAGTCGGCCTACAAGATCGTCAGCGGGGAGGTTGAGTCCGTGGAGGTGACGCCCGAGAACCTGCAGGACTTCGTGGGGAAGCCCGTGTTCACGGTGGAGCGCATGTACGACGTGACGCCGCCCGGCGTGGTCATGGGGCTGGCCTGGACCGCCATGG GAGGTTCCACGTTATTTGTGGAGACATCCCCAAGGCGGCCACGGGAGATAGACCACAAAGGTGACAAGGACGGCAGCCTGGAGGTGACGGGCCAGCTGGGGGAGGTGATGAAGGAGAGCGCCCGCATCGCCTACACCTTCGCCAGGGCCTTCCTGATGCAGCACGACCCGTCCAACGACTACCTGGTGACCTCACACATCCACCTGCACGTGCCTGAG GGCGCCACCCCCAAGGACGGCCCGAGTGCCGGCTGCACCATTGTCACGGCCCTGCTGTCGCTGGCCATGGACCGGCCCGTCCGGCAGAACCTGGCCATGACCGGTGAGGTCTCCCTCACAGGCAAGATCCTGCCAGTCGGCGGCATCAAGGAGAAGACCATCGCA GCCAAACGCGCTGGAGTGACGTGCATCGTCCTACCCGCGGAGAACAAGAAGGACTTCTACGACCTGGCGGCCTTCATCACCGAGGGCCTGGAGGTGCACTTCGTGGAGCATTACCGCGAGATCTTCACCATCGCCTTCCCTCAACAGCGCCCTTCCCGGGGGGCGGGCTGA
- the HSD11B1L gene encoding hydroxysteroid 11-beta-dehydrogenase 1-like protein isoform X3, which yields MWARSHVTRANREGGAVRDPAGRGLGGRPEGVRVVPRLGPQPLWWGKLESRVGPQRAMKVLLLTALGALFFTYYWDDNFDPASLQGARVLLTGASAGVGEELAYHYARLGSHLVLTAYTEALLQKVVGNCRKLGAPKVFYIAADMASPEAPEHVVQFALDKLGGLDYLVLNHVGGAPAGTRGRSAQATRGLLQVNLLSYVQLTSRALPSLTDSKGSLVVVSSLLGRVPTSFSAPYSAAKFALDGFFGSLRRELDVQDVDVAITMCVLGLRDRAPAAEGVRGVTRAEAAPGPRAALAVIRGGATRASGVFFPRRCRLLCLLRRWLPRPRAWFIRQDLNVSAAAAA from the exons ATGTGGGCTCGTAGTCACGTGACTCGGGCCAACCGGGAAGGGGGCGCGGTCCGGGACCCGGCCGGACGCGGCCTGGGCGGGAGGCCCGAGGGCGTTCGTGTGGTGCCCAGGCTGGGTCCCCAACCCCTTTGGTGGGGGAAACTTGAGTCTCGAGTGG GCCCACAGAGGGCCATGAAGGTGCTGCTCCTCACAGCGCTGGGGGCCCTGTTCTTCACCTACTACTGGGACGACAACTTCGACCCCG cCAGCCTCCAGGGCGCCCGCGTGCTGCTGACAGGGGCCAGTGCGGGTGTGGGCGAGGAGCTGGCGTACCACTACGCCCGCCTGGGCTCGCACCTGGTGCTCACTGCGTACACCGAGGCCCTCCTACAGAAG GTGGTAGGGAACTGCCGGAAGCTGGGCGCCCCCAAGGTCTTCTACATCGCGGCGGACATGGCCTCCCCCGAGGCGCCCGAGCACGTGGTGCAGTTTGCCCTGGACAAGCtgg GCGGCCTGGACTACCTCGTGCTGAACCACGTCGGCGGCGCCCCGGCCGGGACGCGGGGCCGCAGCGCCCAGGCGACACGCGGGCTCTTGCAG GTGAACTTGCTGAGTTACGTGCAGCTGACCTCGCGGGCGCTGCCGAGCCTGACGGACAGCAAGGGCTCCCTGGTGGTGGTGTCCTCGCTGCTCG GCCGCGTGCCCACGTCCTTCTCCGCGCCCTACTCGGCGGCCAAGTTCGCGCTGGACGGCTTCTTCGGCTCCCTGCGGCGCGAGCTGGACGTGCAGGACGTGGACGTGGCCATCACCATGTGCGTGCTGGGCCTCCGGGACCGCGCCCCCGCCGCCGAGGGCGtcag GGGCGTCACGAGGGCCGAGGCGGCCCCGGGGCCCAGGGCGGCCCTGGCGGTGATCCGCGGCGGGGCCACGCGCGCCTCCGGAGTCTTCTTCCCGCGGCGCTGCCGCCTGCTGTGCCTGCTGCGGCGCTGGCTGCCGCGCCCGCGGGCCTGGTTCATCCGCCAGGACCTGAACGTCTCGGCCGCGGCCGCCGCCTGA